In the Podospora bellae-mahoneyi strain CBS 112042 chromosome 4, whole genome shotgun sequence genome, one interval contains:
- a CDS encoding hypothetical protein (EggNog:ENOG503NWAM; COG:S), translating into MGINNPLPSSLSSECKKCGKILSSFIDPRQAFGPEKVIPPSVLANAKGLAILTVIKAGFLGSARFGSGLVVARLPDGSWSAPSAIATGGAGFGGQIGFELTDFVFILNDASAVKTFSQAGSLTLGGNVSIAAGPVGRNAEAAGAASLRSVAGIFSYSKTKGLFAGVSLEGSAIIERKDANAKLYGRQISARELLSGAERPPSQAYPLMSILNTRVFNGMAAGGSMDNRMYNDVPVYDDHEDPVVWGNKTGQAYGEGQSRNRDSVPAGSSGQGDYYAPPKRSSTWQDPVYDQEPRSFGQGSRSSTYADNSFGGATTGEKKAPPGRPAAPKPNYAGKEAMLKKNEAIALFTFEAVEPGDLGFKKGDVITVLKKTDNATDWW; encoded by the exons atgggAATCAACAATCCGCTCCCTTCGAGCTTATCCT cCGAATGCAAAAAGTGCGGCAAGATCCTCTCCTCGTTCATCGACCCTAGACAAGCCTTTGGACCCGAGAAGGTCATCCCGCCATCTGTcctcgccaacgccaag GGCCTCGCTATCCTTACTGTGATCAAAGCAGGCTTTCTCGGATCCGCCCGTTTCGGCTCCGGCCTCGTCGTCGCCCGCCTCCCCGATGGCTCCTGGAGCGCCCCATCCGCAATCGCAACCGGCGgtgctggctttggtggcCAGATCGGCTTCGAGCTGACAGATTTCGTCTTTATTCTTAATGACGCCAGCGCTGTCAAGACCTTCTCTCAGGCTGGCTCCCTCACACTCGGCGGCAATGTGTCAATAGCTGCTGGTCCTGTAGGCAGGAACGCAGAAGCTGCCGGCGCTGCCTCGCTGAGAAGTGTGGCCGGTATCTTCAGCTACTCCAAGACAAAGGGATTATTCGCCGGTGTCTCCCTCGAAGGCTCAGCCATTATCGAGCGCAAGGACGCCAATGCTAAGCTCTACGGCCGACAGATCTCGGCGAGGGAACTCCTGTCTGGAGCCGAGCGCCCACCGTCGCAGGCTTATCCCCTGATGAGCATCCTCAACACTCGAGTTTTCAACGGTATGGCGGCCGGTGGATCGATGGACAACAGAATGTACAACGACGTACCGGTGTATGACGACCACGAAGACCCGGTTGTCTGGGGTAACAAGACTGGCCAAGCTTATGGGGAGGGGCAGTCGAGGAACCGGGACAGTGTGCCTGCGGGGAGCAGTGGACAGGGAGATTACTATGCGCCACCCAAGAGATCTTCCACGTGGCAGGATCCGGTTTATGATCAGGAGCCCAGATCGTTTGGGCaggggtcgaggtcgagCACGTATGCGGATAATTCTTTTGGTGGGGCCACGAcaggggagaagaaggctccGCCTGGACGGCCGGCGGCGCCGAAGCCGAACTACGCGGGTAAGGAAGCTATGTTGAAGAAGAATGAGGCTATTGCGCTGTTTACCTTTGAGGCGGTGGAGCCGGGCGATTTGGGATTCAAGAAGGGGGATGTGATTACTGTCTTGAAGAAGACGGATAATGCTACGGATTGGTGGTAA
- a CDS encoding hypothetical protein (EggNog:ENOG503P57M; COG:S) — protein MSESYERERQNNARLDELSAKVSALRGVTIDIYDHARNHELIDSSTETFSSMGTQLKGSAGRLGRMAASGNKVAILKLSGILIGAFLVLYYLWRLMF, from the exons ATGTCTGAATCCTACGAACGCGAACGTCAAAACAACGCCCGCCTCGACGAGCTCTCCGCCAAAGTCTCCGCCCTCCGCGGCGTAACAATCGACATCTATGATCACGCCCGCAACCATGAGCTCATTGACTCCAGC ACCGAAACCTTCTCCTCAATGGGCACCCAACTCAAGGGCTCAGCCGGCAGACTAGGTCGCATGGCCGCCAGCGGGAACAAAGTCGCCATTCTCAAACTGTCAGGGATACTGATCGGCGCGTTTCTGGTGCTGTATTACCtctggaggttgatgttctGA
- the AGE2 gene encoding ARF GAP with effector function(s) (COG:T; EggNog:ENOG503NZDI), giving the protein MSRRPANPGADRALQNQQTIKSLLKLEANKVCADCKRNKHPRWASWNLGVFVCIRCSGIHRGMGTHISRVKSVDLDSWTDEQLQSVLNWGNARANKYWEAKLAPGHVPSEAKIENFIRTKYELKRWVMDGPMPDPATLDADGDDDVPLSVVKEKQNIERRESTRKSSIGQSSAPGRAAPPQEDLIGGGLASVPPPRASTAGPTASKVPPKASPAPPKATNTKDSLLGLDFLGSETAAPPRPASTTGTPSAGGQSRPDLKQSILSLYAAAPRPQPQAPQQPVSHASSGSFSGLGSPTGMSQTQGSFGGLNDAFSNLSFGNTTAPKPAQVDAFSSLGSFSSPRPAAQTTSSSSAFSGLSGGSFFGSKPATSTHQSKSSIGGLSGWGSVSSPAAAPKPAAAPASAALGDLFDFSSPAPSQPAPAPKPAVSSPPMTSSSVFNLSQPKPAPAPAPAPVATSNTLGSFGGSGFSGADVWGGNAWASDEPAKPEPPKATTSTSNDFGWGSFSSQPIVPSASGGFAPAPKVTADEEFGGWTSGTTSTSTSKPAVPGGDSDLFNNVWQ; this is encoded by the exons ATGTCTCGACGGCCGGCAAATCCTGGAGCCGATCGGGCACTCCAAAACCAGCAAACCATCAAGAGCCTTCTGAAATTGGAGGCCAATAAGGTGTGCGCTGACTGCAAGCGCAACAAAC ATCCAAGATGGGCCAGTTGGAATTTGGGCGTCTTCGTATGCATCCGATGCTCTGGCATCCACCGTGGCATGGGTACGCACATCAGCCGTGTCAAGTCTGTCGACCTCGACTCCTGGACCGACGAACAACTACAGAGTGTATTGAACTGGGGAAATGCCCGCGCGAACAAATATTGGGAAGCAAAGTTGGCCCCTGGCCATGTGCCCAGCGAAGCGAAGATCGAGAACTTCATCCGCACCAAATACGAACTGAAGAGATGGGTAATGGACGGACCGATGCCGGACCCTGCTACGTTGGATGccgatggcgatgacgatgtTCCCCTGAGCgtggtcaaggagaagcaaaATATTGAGCGGAGGGAATCGACTCGGAAGAGCTCTATCGGTCAGTCGTCGGCCCCAGGACGTGCCGCCCCACCACAAGAGGACTTGATCGGTGGTGGCCTTGCCTCTGTACCACCACCGAGAGCTAGTACCGCCGGACCAACAGCGTCCAAGGTGCCTCCCAAAGCCAGCCCTGCTCCTCCGAAGGCGACAAACACCAAGGATTCGCTGCTGGGTTTGGATTTCTTGGGCTCGGAAACTGCGGCGCCCCCTCGACCAGCCAGCACGACTGGCACACCAAGCGCTGGAGGCCAATCCCGACCAGACCTCAAGCAGTCGATTCTTTCACTGTACGCAGCCGCGCCACGACCTCAACCACAggctcctcaacaaccagtATCTCATGCCTCTTCGGGATCATTTAGCGGTCTGGGATCCCCGACAGGGATGTCACAGACCCAGGGTTCTTTTGGTGGGCTCAACGATGCCTTCAGCAACTTGAGCTTTGGAAACACTACTGCTCCCAAGCCCGCCCAAGTCGATGCCTTCTCTAGTCTTGGAAGTTTCAGCTCCCCTCGCCCTGCGGCTCAGACAACCAGCAGCTCTTCGGCCTTCTCTGGTTTgagcggcggcagcttctTCGGCTCCAAGCCAGCCACATCAACTCATCAATCCAAGTCGTCCATCGGCGGGCTTTCTGGGTGGggctccgtctcctcccccgcgGCTGCTCCTAAACCGGCCGCCGCACCGGCCTCTGCTGCCCTTGGGGACCTCTTCGACTTTTCCTCGCCAGCaccttctcagccagcccCCGCCCCTAAGCCTGCGGTGTCGTCTCCCCCAATGACCTCTTCCTCCGTATTCAATCTCAGCCAGCCAAAGCCCGCCCCAGCTCCCGCCCCCGCGCCAGTAGCCACGTCTAACACCCTTGGCTCTTTTGGCGGCAGCGGCTTCTCTGGTGCTGATGTCTGGGGTGGAAACGCCTGGGCTTCTGACGAGCCCGCCAAGCCAGAGCCCCCAAAGGcgacgacctcgacctcgaatGACTTTGGCTGgggctccttctccagccaACCCATCGTGCCCAGCGCATCAGGTGGTTTTGCCCCTGCTCCGAAGGTCACTGCGGACGAGGAGTTTGGCGGTTGGACAAGCGGCACCACTTCTACCAGCACATCCAAGCCGGCTGTGCCCGGTGGCGACAGTGACTTGTTCAACAATGTCTGGCAGTGA
- a CDS encoding hypothetical protein (EggNog:ENOG503P2R6; COG:O; BUSCO:EOG09264NEF), translating to MRSTLTRLFYTLSHLTRTSAPLRNTCSLRSGPPPLRSSMPVIPSFLASLFGTTAASNMSSSSSYPDQRTPDQWRAVLNKEQFRILREKGTEPPGSGKFDKHYPTTGVYTCAGCHAPLYKASHKFSSGCGWPAYFDSIPGAVTRHEDRAFGMLRTEIVCSNCGGHLGHVFKGEGFPTPTDERHCVNSVSLSFSPNDEPVKKKEQEETKEREDKSKV from the coding sequence ATGCGCTCAACACTCACCCGTCTATTctacaccctctcccacctaACCCGCACCTCTGCACCCCTTCGTAACACTTGCTCCCTCCGCTCCGGCCCTCCACCACTGAGATCCTCCATGCCCgtcatcccctccttcctcgccagccTCTTCGGAAcaaccgccgcctccaacatgtcgtcatcatcatcctaCCCAGACCAACGAACACCAGACCAGTGGCGCGCAGTCCTAAACAAGGAACAATTCCGCATCCTCCGCGAAAAGGGCACCGAACCCCCCGGCTCCGGCAAGTTCGACAAGCACTACCCCACAACCGGAGTCTACACCTGCGCCGGCTGCCACGCCCCCCTCTACAAGGCCTCGCACAAGTTCTCCTCGGGCTGCGGCTGGCCCGCCTACTTTGACTCCATCCCCGGAGCCGTCACCCGCCACGAGGACCGCGCTTTCGGCATGCTCCGCACCGAGATTGTCTGCAGCAACTGCGGCGGCCACCTCGGCCACGTCTTCAAGGGGGAAGGCTTCCCCACCCCTACTGATGAGCGTCACTGTGTGAACAGTGTTAGTCTGAGTTTTAGTCCGAATGATGAGcctgtcaagaagaaggagcaggaggagacaaAAGAAAGGGAGGATAAGAGTAAGGTGTAA